A DNA window from Arachis hypogaea cultivar Tifrunner chromosome 18, arahy.Tifrunner.gnm2.J5K5, whole genome shotgun sequence contains the following coding sequences:
- the LOC112772300 gene encoding uncharacterized protein has protein sequence MASSSSLLFLTLFILSVISAVTACPPSDRAALIAFKDALTEPYLGIFQTWTGNDCCQGWYGLSCDPNTHRVTDINLRGESQDLIFQKLQRTGYMTGNISPEICKLTGLSTLVVADWKAISGDIPSCISSSLSSLRILDLTGNQISGDIPADIGKLRRLTVLSLGDNAISGKIPKSIVNLAGLKHLDLSNNQISGALPWNFGNLRMLSRALLSRNELTGSIPKSIFKMNRLADLDLSMNRITGSIPVQLGKMKVLSTLKLDGNSMSGQIPSKLLSNSGMGILNLSRNGFEGAIPDVFGVRTYFMALDLSHNNLTGKIPGSLSSVRFVGHLDLSHNHLCGTIPIGSPFDHLDAASFSDNDCLCGNPLKSCE, from the coding sequence atggcttcttcttcttcgctcTTGTTCCTTACTCTCTTTATCTTGTCCGTCATATCTGCCGTTACTGCCTGCCCGCCGTCAGACCGGGCAGCACTCATAGCCTTCAAGGACGCCCTGACCGAACCTTATCTCGGCATCTTCCAGACTTGGACGGGCAACGACTGCTGCCAGGGCTGGTACGGTCTCAGCTGCGATCCAAACACCCACCGTGTCACCGATATCAACCTCCGAGGCGAGTCACAAGACCTTATCTTCCAGAAGCTTCAACGCACCGGCTACATGACCGGAAATATCTCGCCGGAGATTTGCAAACTCACCGGACTTTCCACACTCGTGGTCGCCGACTGGAAGGCAATCTCCGGAGATATCCCCTCCTGCATTTCATCGTCACTTTCCTCGCTTCGAATCCTCGATCTCACCGGAAATCAGATCTCCGGTGATATTCCGGCCGACATCGGAAAGCTCCGGCGACTCACAGTTTTGAGCCTTGGCGACAATGCCATCTCCGGCAAGATTCCGAAGTCGATCGTCAACCTTGCCGGGCTCAAACACCTTGACCTCAGCAACAACCAAATCTCCGGCGCGTTGCCGTGGAATTTCGGAAATCTCAGAATGCTGAGTCGCGCCCTGCTGAGTCGAAACGAACTAACCGGTTCGATaccaaaatcaatttttaaaatgaacCGGCTTGCGGATCTTGATTTATCGATGAACCGGATTACCGGTTCAATCCCGGTTCAGCTTGGAAAAATGAAGGTTCTTTCAACACTTAAATTGGATGGCAACTCTATGTCAGGTCAAATACCTTCGAAATTATTGAGTAATTCGGGTATGGGTATATTGAATCTGAGCCGAAACGGGTTCGAGGGTGCTATACCCGATGTTTTTGGGGTAAGGACCTATTTTATGGCACTTGATTTGTCCCATAATAACTTGACCGGTAAGATACCCGGTTCGTTATCTTCGGTTCGGTTCGTTGGACACTTGGATCTGAGCCACAACCATCTTTGTGGAACCATTCCGATTGGATCACCTTTTGATCACCTCGATGCGGCGTCGTTTAGTGACAATGATTGCTTGTGCGGAAATCCATTGAagagttgtgaatga